TAGAATAAAATTAAAATAGAAGATCATAAAATGATTGTTGGAATAACACCAAACTATCAGAAAAAAGAAATATTATTATTTCTTAAAGAATTTATAAATAAACTATCTGAAGCTAATTTAGATTTTGCAATAAGTAATTCTGTATTAAAAGCTCAAAATGAATTGGAAATTAATTGGGAAAATTTCTCATTATACAGTGATGAAGAATTATCGAAAAAATGTGATGTAATAATTTCAATCGGCGGCGATGGTACTTTACTGCACACAGCATTTCATGCAAGATTTACGCAAACTCCAATTATCGGATTAAACTTTGGCAAACTTGGATTTTTAACCGAATATGATTCAGATAGAATTGATGAATTAATTTCGAATATTAAAAAAGAAAATTTAATAATTGAAAAAAGAAATACACTTCACGGAAAATGTTTATCAGAAGAAGGTGAAACATTTTACGCAATAAATGATATTGTTATTGATCGTGGTAAATATCCCAAAATGATTGAAATAACAATTGAAATTGATAACGAACACGTAAGCACTTTTTCTGCAGATGGAATTATAATTGCAACTCCAACCGGTTCAACCGGATATTCTTTATCAACCGGCGGACCAATTGTAAATCCTCAAACTCATGCAATTACACTTAGTCCTATTTCTCCGCATACGTTAACAATGCGACCTTTAGTTATATCAAGCAATCAAAAAGTTATAATAAAAGCTTTTTCTCCGTTTCAAAATGTACAAGTAATTTGCGATGGGCAAAGAGTAAGTTATTTAAAACCAACAGCAGTTCTTGAAATTACAAAAAGTGATTTTGATTTAAATTTAGTACACAGTTCACATAAACATTATTTTGAAATTTTAAGAAAAAAACTATATTGGGGAATTGATATCAGAAATACAAATAATTAACGGAATATTTATGAAATTAATTTTATTCTTTTTTATTACGTCATCATTATTTGCACAAAATTATAAATTGGTTGAAGATGTGAAATCAAAAAAAATAATGCTAATTGGAATTTCAACTCGTGAAGCATTTGAAGATTCAAATTTTGCAGGTTGGTTTAATGTGGAATATAAAAATTATCTAGTTGATACAAATTTAATTAATAATTTAAAATCTGAAATTGTTGGGAAAAAAATAAAAATCGTTTTAGGAACTTGGTGCAGCGATAGCAGAAGGGAAGTGCCACGATTCTTTAAAATCCTTGATTCTATTGGCTTTTGTGATGATAATTTAACTATCATAAATGTAGATAGAACTAAAAATGGATTAACAAATGAAACCGTAGATTTAAATATTGAATTTGTTCCAACATTTATTATTTTAGAAGATGATGAAGAAATTGGAAGAATAATTGAAACACCGAATGAAACTTTAGAAAAAGATTTATTTGAAATTATTGATTGAAAAATTATCCAATTGTTGCATAACGTAAATTTTCTGAATAATAATCTTTTAGTTTTTTCTTAATCATAAAATGTTTTGGATCTTTTAAACTATTATCATTTGCAACAATATTAAATGCATCATTTTTTGCTTTAATTAAAATTTGCTGATCAGCAACTAAATCCGCAAAAACTAAATTGGGGAACCCGCTTTGCATTTTACCAAAAATATCGCCAGGTCCGCGAAGTTTCAAATCAATCTCAGATAATTCAAATCCGCTTGAATATTTTACCATTGCATTCAATCTAATTTTTGATTTGTGGAAATCAATTTGTGCTTTTGACAAATAATCAAAATTAAAATTAAAGTTTTTTGTTTTTGCTGATAAATCATTTTTTGTAACTAAAATACAATATGCTTGCTTTGTACCTCTACCAACTCTTCCTCTTAATTGATGAAGTTGAGAAAGTCCAAATCTTTCCGCATCATTTATAATAATAATATTTGCATCTGGAATATCAATTCCAACTTCTATAACCGTTGTAGAAATCAGCACGTCAAATTCTTTATTTTTAAATCTGTGCATAGTTTCGTCTTTTTCTTTCCAACTCATTCTTCCATGAAGTAATCCTAATTTTAATTTTTGAAGATATGAAGACCTTAATTTATCATAATAAACTTCTGCGGCTTTTAATTCCATTTTCTCTGATTCTTCAACTAACGGAAATACAATAAATGATTGATATCCTTCATTATGCTTATCAATTACAAAATTATAAATTTCAGGTAAACTATTTTCACCTCTCAAAACAGTTTTTATTTCAATTCTGTTTTTTGGAAGTTCTTCAATAATTGATAAATCCAAATCTCCATATAACGTCATTGTTAAAGTTCGCGGAATTGGAGTTGCAGTCATTATTAATACATCCGGTGAAATGCCTTTCGTTATTAGCTTTCCGCGGTGTGCAACTCCAAAACGATGCTGTTCGTCAATAATAACTAATCCAATTTTTGCAAATTCAACATTTTCTTCAATTAAAGCATGAGTTCCAATAATTATATTGCAGTTTCCATTTTTTATTGATTCAAGAATATTATCCTTTTCACTTTTTTTTGTTCCACCGATTAATAGTTCAATTCGGAAATTAAAATTCTTCAATAATTCCATAATTGTTAAAAAATGCTGTTGAGCAAGTATTTCCGTTGGTGCCATAATTACAGCTTGATAATTATTACTAACTGCAATCAGCATACTTATTATTGCAACAATTGTTTTTCCACTTCCAACATCACCTTGAAGAAGTCTATTCATTGGTTTTGTTTCTGTCATATCAAGTTTTATTTCATGCAAAACTTTTAACTGATCTTTTGTTAATTCAAATGGAAGATTGCTTAAAAATTTTTTAATAGTATCAGCATGAATTAAAAATGATATCCCCTTAATATTACTAATGAATTTATATTTTCTAATTGCTACCAAAGTTTCGATGAAAAACAATTCTTCATATTTAAATCTATTTTTAGCAAGATCGAGTTTTTCTAGATTTTCTGGAAAATGAATATTTTTTACCGCATATTTTAATTGCATTAAATTATTTTCGGAAATAATATTTTCCGGAAGTGTTTCTGAAATTAAATCTGAATAATCATCAACTGCTTGTTTAATAATTCGCCTTAATCCGATATCACCAATATTTTTATCCTTTAATTCTTTTGGAATTGTATAGAATGGAATTACTTTTCCGGTGTTTACAAAATCATTAGTTTCGTCAATGCTGAATTTATCAAAATCCGGATGCGTGAATTGAAGATTTCCATATTTTGTTAAAACCGGTTTTGAAGAAATAGCATAGTATTCATCAACTTTAAAATATGTTTTAAAATATTTTATTCCTTTAAACCAAACACATTCAAACAATCCGCTATTGTCTTTTAAAATAACTTTGAAAATTTGTTTCTTGCCATAATTTATAAATTCGGAATCAATAACTTTTCCAACAATTGTAACCTCACCATCATAACCATTCACAACTAATTGAGAAACTTTAACAGCACTTAAAATTTTTGTTCTGTCTAAATATTTTGAGGGGAAATAAAAAAGTAAATTTTCTATAGTTTTTATTCCAAGCAGATTAAAAGATTCTGATCTTTTAGGACCAACTCCGCTAAGAAATTGAATTGAATCTGATATTTGTTTGGTTTGCATATTTTTATCGGAGGGAAATTATAAATTATTTAATGTTCCGATTTCATATCTCTTGCCATTAATTCATAAGTTGCTTTCTTAGGATCTTTATCAAGAAAAAGTGCGCTAAATACTGCATCAACAATTGGTGTAGCAACATTATGTTTTCTTGCTAATTCATACGTCGATTGACAAGTTGCAACTCCTTCTGCCACCATCTGCATTGAGTTAAGAATAGCTTTTAATTTTTTCCCGGAACCAATTTGTTCACCAACATATCTATTGCGACTGTATTTACTCATGCAGGTTACAATTAAATCTCCAACACCGGAAAGTCCGGAAAATGTTTCCGGTCTAGCACCCATTTCAATTCCAATTCTGGAAATTTCAGCAATTCCTCTTGTCATAATTGCAGCTTTGGTATTATCGCCAAATTTTGCACCGTCAACCATTCCGGCGCCTATTGCAATAACATTTTTTAAAGCTCCACCTAATTCAACACCAATAATATCTGTTGAATAATAAACTCTAAAATATGAAGTAGTAAAAGCGGCTTGAATTTGCTGGGCAGTTTCAATATCACTTGATGCAGAAACAACTGCTGTTGGAATTTTTAATGCAACTTCTTCAGCATGACTTGGTCCAGAAAGCACGCCAATATTTCTATTTTCAATACTTGGAATTTCATCTTTAATAATTTGTGAAACCGTAAAAAGTGTTTTCTGTTCAATTCCTTTTGCAACACTTATAAATGTTGTATCATCAAAATCAAAACTTTTAATACTTTTTAAAACACCTCTTATAAATTGTGAAGGAATTGCAAGAACAATCATGTGTTGATTAATGCATCCTTCTTTAAGAGAATTCGTAATATTTATTTCT
The nucleotide sequence above comes from Ignavibacteriota bacterium. Encoded proteins:
- a CDS encoding NAD(+)/NADH kinase; this encodes MIVGITPNYQKKEILLFLKEFINKLSEANLDFAISNSVLKAQNELEINWENFSLYSDEELSKKCDVIISIGGDGTLLHTAFHARFTQTPIIGLNFGKLGFLTEYDSDRIDELISNIKKENLIIEKRNTLHGKCLSEEGETFYAINDIVIDRGKYPKMIEITIEIDNEHVSTFSADGIIIATPTGSTGYSLSTGGPIVNPQTHAITLSPISPHTLTMRPLVISSNQKVIIKAFSPFQNVQVICDGQRVSYLKPTAVLEITKSDFDLNLVHSSHKHYFEILRKKLYWGIDIRNTNN
- a CDS encoding thioredoxin gives rise to the protein MKLILFFFITSSLFAQNYKLVEDVKSKKIMLIGISTREAFEDSNFAGWFNVEYKNYLVDTNLINNLKSEIVGKKIKIVLGTWCSDSRREVPRFFKILDSIGFCDDNLTIINVDRTKNGLTNETVDLNIEFVPTFIILEDDEEIGRIIETPNETLEKDLFEIID
- the recG gene encoding ATP-dependent DNA helicase RecG; its protein translation is MQTKQISDSIQFLSGVGPKRSESFNLLGIKTIENLLFYFPSKYLDRTKILSAVKVSQLVVNGYDGEVTIVGKVIDSEFINYGKKQIFKVILKDNSGLFECVWFKGIKYFKTYFKVDEYYAISSKPVLTKYGNLQFTHPDFDKFSIDETNDFVNTGKVIPFYTIPKELKDKNIGDIGLRRIIKQAVDDYSDLISETLPENIISENNLMQLKYAVKNIHFPENLEKLDLAKNRFKYEELFFIETLVAIRKYKFISNIKGISFLIHADTIKKFLSNLPFELTKDQLKVLHEIKLDMTETKPMNRLLQGDVGSGKTIVAIISMLIAVSNNYQAVIMAPTEILAQQHFLTIMELLKNFNFRIELLIGGTKKSEKDNILESIKNGNCNIIIGTHALIEENVEFAKIGLVIIDEQHRFGVAHRGKLITKGISPDVLIMTATPIPRTLTMTLYGDLDLSIIEELPKNRIEIKTVLRGENSLPEIYNFVIDKHNEGYQSFIVFPLVEESEKMELKAAEVYYDKLRSSYLQKLKLGLLHGRMSWKEKDETMHRFKNKEFDVLISTTVIEVGIDIPDANIIIINDAERFGLSQLHQLRGRVGRGTKQAYCILVTKNDLSAKTKNFNFNFDYLSKAQIDFHKSKIRLNAMVKYSSGFELSEIDLKLRGPGDIFGKMQSGFPNLVFADLVADQQILIKAKNDAFNIVANDNSLKDPKHFMIKKKLKDYYSENLRYATIG
- a CDS encoding NAD(P)H-dependent glycerol-3-phosphate dehydrogenase, whose product is MRISVLGAGSWGTALSIILQSNGHDVTLWEYKRGYYKTLKRTRENKIYLPKVKIPKEINITNSLKEGCINQHMIVLAIPSQFIRGVLKSIKSFDFDDTTFISVAKGIEQKTLFTVSQIIKDEIPSIENRNIGVLSGPSHAEEVALKIPTAVVSASSDIETAQQIQAAFTTSYFRVYYSTDIIGVELGGALKNVIAIGAGMVDGAKFGDNTKAAIMTRGIAEISRIGIEMGARPETFSGLSGVGDLIVTCMSKYSRNRYVGEQIGSGKKLKAILNSMQMVAEGVATCQSTYELARKHNVATPIVDAVFSALFLDKDPKKATYELMARDMKSEH